One stretch of Rathayibacter festucae DSM 15932 DNA includes these proteins:
- a CDS encoding HNH endonuclease, whose amino-acid sequence MRTLVLNAGYEPLAVVSFKRALVLLMTEKAMIIVADEEHPVHGATGDYVRPSVIVLTRYVRIPSSRSVPVSRRGVLRRDNHRCGYCGQHANTIDHIQPKSRGGRDTWENLVACCHRCNNVKSDRTPLEMGWQLRSVPRMPRAGSWLVRGAERTQPEWDDYLTAAAA is encoded by the coding sequence ATGCGCACACTCGTCCTCAACGCCGGCTACGAGCCGCTGGCGGTGGTGTCGTTCAAGCGGGCGCTGGTGCTGCTGATGACCGAGAAGGCGATGATCATCGTCGCCGACGAGGAGCACCCGGTGCACGGAGCGACCGGCGACTACGTCCGGCCCTCGGTGATCGTGCTGACGCGCTACGTCCGCATCCCGAGCTCGCGGAGCGTGCCGGTCTCGCGCCGCGGGGTGCTGCGGCGCGACAACCACCGCTGCGGCTACTGCGGCCAGCACGCCAACACGATCGACCACATCCAGCCGAAGTCGCGGGGCGGGCGGGACACCTGGGAGAACCTCGTCGCCTGCTGCCACCGCTGCAACAACGTGAAGAGCGACCGTACGCCGCTGGAGATGGGCTGGCAGCTGCGCTCCGTGCCGCGGATGCCGCGCGCCGGGTCCTGGCTCGTGCGCGGTGCCGAGCGCACCCAGCCCGAGTGGGACGACTACCTGACGGCTGCGGCTGCCTGA